In Salinisphaera sp. LB1, one genomic interval encodes:
- the cobO gene encoding cob(I)yrinic acid a,c-diamide adenosyltransferase translates to MSESKSDARHKATMQKHKEKVDAGIQAADIERGVFVFITGKGKGKSSSAFGMVMRALGYGQKIGVVQFIKGVQLSGEEIYLRDHCPQVDFYQMGTGFTWNTQDRSGDIEAAERTWAQVEPMLQDPAYDLVVIDELTYMLGYKYLDEELVLNAIANRPVEQSVIVTGRGGGSGLRELADTVSEVDNVKHAFKAGIKARAGVDY, encoded by the coding sequence ATGAGCGAATCGAAAAGCGACGCCCGCCATAAGGCGACGATGCAGAAGCACAAGGAAAAAGTCGACGCCGGCATCCAGGCCGCGGATATCGAGCGCGGCGTGTTCGTGTTCATTACCGGCAAGGGCAAGGGCAAGTCGTCCTCGGCTTTCGGCATGGTGATGCGCGCACTCGGCTATGGCCAGAAGATCGGCGTGGTGCAGTTCATCAAGGGCGTGCAACTCTCCGGCGAGGAGATCTATCTGCGTGATCACTGCCCGCAGGTCGATTTTTACCAGATGGGCACGGGATTCACGTGGAACACCCAGGATCGCTCGGGCGATATCGAAGCCGCCGAGCGCACCTGGGCCCAGGTCGAGCCGATGTTGCAGGACCCGGCCTACGATCTGGTCGTCATCGACGAGCTGACCTATATGCTCGGCTACAAGTACCTGGACGAAGAGCTCGTACTGAACGCCATCGCCAACCGCCCGGTCGAGCAGTCAGTGATCGTCACCGGCCGCGGCGGCGGTTCGGGCCTGCGCGAACTGGCCGATACGGTGTCCGAGGTCGACAACGTCAAGCACGCCTTCAAGGCCGGCATCAAGGCCCGCGCCGGGGTGGATTACTGA